In Armatimonadota bacterium, the sequence GGATCACAGCCAGCAGGCGAGGGTCCAGGTGATCGTGGAGGTACGGGGTTGAGAACGGGAAGGGTTCGCAGGCGCAAGGTGGTGACGGCGGCCACGCGGTCCGACCTCAAGCGCCGCGTCGGCGCGATGTTCGGCGTGCTCAGCGACGTGTACGGCCCGGAACGTCTGGTCATGAAAGCCGGCAAGCTCGAGGCGCTGACGCTGATGCGTTCGCAGCGCCTGGGCGACCGCGTGGCGGCGCTGCAGAGACTGGTCTACGACGACCCCACGATCGAGGCTCCCCGTTCGGACCGGGAGATCCCGGGCATCCTCGCCGATGTCCAGGAAGAACTGGCCGACCTGGTGGCCCAGCGCCGTTTCGCCGATGAGCTCGAGCGCCGGGTCAACGAACGCATGAACCAGAGGCAGGAGGAGTACCTGGCGGAGATCCGGATGCAGTTGCTGCGTGAAGCCGGTGGGCCGGAGAACGCGGCGACGCGCCGGAAGCTTGAGGAGCTGGACGCGCTGGAGCGGGTCCGGCTGTCGCAGTCCGCGCTGGAGGCGCTGCGGCCGCGGCGTCTGCGCGAGGTCGTGGGGCAGACCCGGGCCGTGCGCGCGCTGCTGGCCAAGCTGGCCACCCCGTATCCCCAACACACGATCCTGTACGGCCCGCCCGGCGTGGGCAAGACGACCGTCGCGCGGCTGGTCCTGGAGGAGGCGCGCCGCCTGCCTTACACCCCGTTCGCAGATGACGCGCCGTTCGTCGAGGTGGATGGCTCGACGTTGCGCTGGGACCACCGCGAGGTCACGAACCCGCTGCTCGGATCGGTGCACGACCCGATCTACCAGGGGTCGCGGCGTGACTTCGCCGACACCGGTGTCCCCGAGCCGAAACTCGGCCTGGTCACGCGGGCACACGGCGGCGTCCTGTTCATCGACGAGATCGGCGAGATGGATCCGTTGCTGCAGGCGAAACTGCTGAAGGTACTGGAGGACAAGCGGGTGACGTTCGAGTCCAGCTACTACGACCCCGACGACCCCAACGTGCCTGCCTACATCAAGCGCCTGTTCGAACAGGGCGCGCCCGCGGACTTCGTGCTCATCGGGGCCACCACCCGAGAGCCGGACGAGATCAGTCCGACGCTGCGGTCCCGGTGCGCGGAGGTGTTCTTCGACCCGCTGTCGCAGTCCGACGTCGAGAGGATCGTGATCCAGGCGGCGCGACGGCTGGGCGTGACGTTGAGCCCCGGCATCCCGCGGACGATCGCGACGTACACGGTCGAGGGGCGTAAGGCCGTGAACTTGCTGGCCGACGCCTACGGCGTCGCGCTGTACCGCCGCCGCTCCCGCAGGGGCGGCCGCGTGCGCATCACCGACGGGGACGTGATGGAGGTCATCCGCACCGCGCGGCTGGCGCCGTACACCGCGGTGCGCGCCTCGGACACCCCGGAGATCGGGAAGGCGTTCGGGCTGAGCGTGTATCACTACCTGGGTGCGATCGTCGAGGTGGAGGCGGCGGTGTTCCCGATCGCCCCCCGCGGCCGGGGCACCGTGCGCTTCAACGAGACCGCCGGCACGATGGCCAAGGACTCGGTGTTCAACGCGATCTCGGTCCTCCGCCGCCTGCACGGGATCGACCTCACGCACCACGACGTCCACGTCAACGTCGTGGGCGGCGGGTTGATCGACGGTCCCAGCCTGGGGCTGGCGATCACCGCGGCCCTGGCCAGCGCCGCCCAGGGTCGCCCAGCGCTGCAGAACGTGGCGCTCAGCGGTGAAATCAGCATCCAGGGCCGCGTCCGCGGCGTCGGCGGCATCGCCGAGAAGATTTACGGCGCGCGCCAGGCCGGGATGCGCAAGGTCGTCCTGCCGGACGAAAACCGGCCGGACGTCCCTTCCGACGTACAGGGGGTGCAGGTGGTCTTCGTGCAGACGGTGCAAGAGGCTCTGCCCCACGTCCTCGTACCCCCGGACCGCCGCCTGCGTTCGTAGCGTTGGGCGATCGTCTGTCCCCACAATCCACAGAATCCTGCGTCCACAGGTTATCCAGACCCTGCGCACAAACGATCCGCGCTCAATCCCCGGGTGCCCCACAGCCCCCGGCAACCTGCAGGTTTTGCCGGAAGCGTCCACACCCGCCCATGACGTAACCTCCGGGGCAGGGGCAGACGAATGGATCTGCGAACATACGTTTGATATAATGCAACGGGGGTTGCCATGGCCGTAGCCGCCGTAGACCGGGTCCCTCCCCAGAACCTCGAGGCCGAGGTCGCCGTCTTGGGCTCGATGCTGCTGGACCGGGACGCGATCGCCGCCGTCGTGGAGATCCTGCGGCCCGAAGACTTCTACCGCGAGTCCCACCGCCTGATCTACACGGCCATCACCGACCTGTTCGAGCGCGGTGAGCCGTGCGACCTGATCACTGTCACCGACCGCCTGCGCGATGGGGGGCGTCTGGACGACGTCGGCGGGGCGGCGTACGTCTCGAGCCTGTTGAACGCGGTCCCGACCGCGGCCAACGCCGAACACTATGCGCGCATCGTGCTGCAGAAGGCCATGCTGCGCCAGCTGATCCGCGCTGGCACACAGATCGCACACATGGGCTTCGAAGGCGACGAGGACGTGGACGCGTTGGTGGATCGCGCCGAGCGGCTGGTGTTTGAGATCGCCAACCGGGGCATGGCCCAGGACTTCCAGGCGATCCGCGACATCATCAAGCAGACGATGGAGCGACTGGACGCCGGCTACGAGCGCGGCATGATCACCGGCGTCCCCACAGGCTTCGTCGACCTGGACGAACTCACCGGCGGCCTGCAGCCGGGCGACCTGATCATCGTCGCAGCGCGCCCCTCGATGGGCAAGTGCCTGAAGTACGACGCGCGAATCGTCGACGTGCGAACCGGCGCGGTGCGCCTCGTCGAGGAGGTGGTGCGCGCGCAGGATGCATCGCTGCTGACACTGGATCCGGCCACCGCGCGGCTCCGGGAGGCGTCGGCCAGCGCGTTCGTCGACGACGGCCGCCGCCCTGTCTTCCGTGTGCGCACCGCGCTGGGCCGACAGGTCGAGACGACGGCCACCCACCCGTTCCTCACACCCGACGGCTGGCGGCCACTGGTGCACCTGCGGCCCGGACACCGCGTCGCCGTGCCGGCGCGGATCCCCGTCTTCGGCACACTCGACCTGCCCTCGCACGAGGTGAAGCTGATCGCCTACCTCGGTGCCGGACGCCTGCCGGCTGACCCGGAGGTCAGCCGCGACTTCCTCGACGCGGTCTCCGCCGCTGCGGCGGTGCGGGCGGCGCGCGTACCCGCGCTGGCTCGCTACGCCGCCCACGCGGGAGGACCGGACGCCGTGGACGAGACCGCGACCGCCCGTGTACTCGCAGAAATCGCCCAGGACCACCCGGAACTGGAGTCCCCCGCCGAGCACCGCTGCCTGCCGGATGCCGTCTACCAGCTCAACCGCGGCAAGCTCTGCCTGCTGCTGAACCGCCTGCTGGCCTGCACCGCCTCCGTCGAAGGATCCCCGTCGGCGGGCGGCGCGGCTGGTGCCACGCTGGAGGCGCAGGACACCTTGGCGGTCCGCGCCGAGCTGCCGTCTGCGGCGATGGCCCGGCAGGTGCAGCATCTGCTGTTGCGCCTGGGCGTGATCGCCGCCTGGGATGGCCGCACCGGCCTCGACGTTCGGGGGGAGGCTGCGTTGCAGCTGCTGCGCGGGTGCGGTGTGCTGGGCTGGGAGCGGCTGCGCCAGTGGGCGCGTTGGGCACCCCAGCCGCTGCTGCCGCAATCGGACGTCGTGTGGGACATGATCGTATCCATCGAACCGATCGGGGAGCACCAGGTCTACGACCTCACGATCCCCGGCACGCACAACTTCGTCGCCGACGACGTCTGTGTCCACAACACGACGCTGTGCCTGAACATGGCCCAGCATGCGGCCATCCAGCACCAGACCCCCGTGGCGATCTT encodes:
- the lonC gene encoding Lon family ATP-dependent protease, whose amino-acid sequence is MRTGRVRRRKVVTAATRSDLKRRVGAMFGVLSDVYGPERLVMKAGKLEALTLMRSQRLGDRVAALQRLVYDDPTIEAPRSDREIPGILADVQEELADLVAQRRFADELERRVNERMNQRQEEYLAEIRMQLLREAGGPENAATRRKLEELDALERVRLSQSALEALRPRRLREVVGQTRAVRALLAKLATPYPQHTILYGPPGVGKTTVARLVLEEARRLPYTPFADDAPFVEVDGSTLRWDHREVTNPLLGSVHDPIYQGSRRDFADTGVPEPKLGLVTRAHGGVLFIDEIGEMDPLLQAKLLKVLEDKRVTFESSYYDPDDPNVPAYIKRLFEQGAPADFVLIGATTREPDEISPTLRSRCAEVFFDPLSQSDVERIVIQAARRLGVTLSPGIPRTIATYTVEGRKAVNLLADAYGVALYRRRSRRGGRVRITDGDVMEVIRTARLAPYTAVRASDTPEIGKAFGLSVYHYLGAIVEVEAAVFPIAPRGRGTVRFNETAGTMAKDSVFNAISVLRRLHGIDLTHHDVHVNVVGGGLIDGPSLGLAITAALASAAQGRPALQNVALSGEISIQGRVRGVGGIAEKIYGARQAGMRKVVLPDENRPDVPSDVQGVQVVFVQTVQEALPHVLVPPDRRLRS
- the dnaB gene encoding replicative DNA helicase; protein product: MAVAAVDRVPPQNLEAEVAVLGSMLLDRDAIAAVVEILRPEDFYRESHRLIYTAITDLFERGEPCDLITVTDRLRDGGRLDDVGGAAYVSSLLNAVPTAANAEHYARIVLQKAMLRQLIRAGTQIAHMGFEGDEDVDALVDRAERLVFEIANRGMAQDFQAIRDIIKQTMERLDAGYERGMITGVPTGFVDLDELTGGLQPGDLIIVAARPSMGKCLKYDARIVDVRTGAVRLVEEVVRAQDASLLTLDPATARLREASASAFVDDGRRPVFRVRTALGRQVETTATHPFLTPDGWRPLVHLRPGHRVAVPARIPVFGTLDLPSHEVKLIAYLGAGRLPADPEVSRDFLDAVSAAAAVRAARVPALARYAAHAGGPDAVDETATARVLAEIAQDHPELESPAEHRCLPDAVYQLNRGKLCLLLNRLLACTASVEGSPSAGGAAGATLEAQDTLAVRAELPSAAMARQVQHLLLRLGVIAAWDGRTGLDVRGEAALQLLRGCGVLGWERLRQWARWAPQPLLPQSDVVWDMIVSIEPIGEHQVYDLTIPGTHNFVADDVCVHNTTLCLNMAQHAAIQHQTPVAIFSIETSAEQLVQRMLCAEAGVDGQRLRRGYLSESDWRKLTRAMGLLVEAPIYIDDSSNLSVIEMRAKSRKLKAEHGLGLIVIDYIQLIQSYKRTENRTQELSEIARGIKSLAKELHVPIVAVSQLSRAAEQGASKVPMLSHLRESGELEQVADLVIFLYREDYYDLEKARREGKENVALVRVAKHRNGPTDDIELFFHKEHSKFANLDRKHAGP